A part of Helicobacter ibis genomic DNA contains:
- a CDS encoding class II fructose-bisphosphate aldolase yields MLVSGSEILSKANIENYGVGAFNFVNYEMLSTIFEAADKKSSPIIVQASEGAIKYMGIDMAVGMVKILANRYPHIPVALHLDHGTSFESCIKAIRAGFTSVMIDASHHPFAENLHETKRVVEVAHNAGVSVEAELGRLMGIEDNISVDEKDACLVNPKEAEEFVRESNVDFLAPAIGTSHGAFKFKGEPKLDFERLIEVKKLTKIPLVLHGASAIPDNVREAFLNTGGDLKGSKGVPFDFLKEAVRGGINKINTDTDLRIAFMSQVRKVANENASEFDLRKFFTPAKDFMKEVIAERMEILGSAGKI; encoded by the coding sequence ATGCTAGTTAGTGGTAGTGAGATTCTAAGTAAAGCTAATATTGAAAATTACGGCGTTGGAGCATTTAACTTTGTAAATTATGAAATGCTAAGCACTATCTTTGAAGCAGCAGATAAAAAAAGCTCTCCAATTATCGTTCAAGCAAGTGAGGGAGCTATTAAGTATATGGGTATTGATATGGCTGTTGGAATGGTTAAAATTCTAGCTAATCGTTATCCGCATATTCCCGTTGCATTGCACCTAGATCATGGGACGAGCTTTGAATCATGTATAAAGGCGATTCGTGCTGGATTTACTTCTGTAATGATTGATGCTTCTCATCACCCATTTGCAGAAAATTTACATGAGACAAAAAGAGTGGTAGAAGTAGCACATAATGCTGGAGTTAGCGTAGAAGCAGAGCTTGGTAGGCTAATGGGCATTGAAGATAATATCTCTGTAGATGAAAAAGATGCATGTCTTGTAAATCCAAAAGAAGCAGAAGAGTTTGTAAGAGAGTCTAATGTTGATTTTCTAGCTCCTGCGATTGGCACTAGTCATGGGGCTTTTAAGTTTAAAGGTGAGCCAAAATTAGACTTTGAGAGGTTGATTGAAGTTAAGAAATTAACCAAGATTCCATTAGTTCTTCATGGTGCAAGTGCGATTCCTGATAATGTTAGGGAGGCATTTTTAAACACTGGTGGAGACTTAAAAGGCAGCAAGGGTGTTCCATTTGATTTTCTAAAAGAAGCAGTAAGGGGTGGTATTAATAAAATTAATACTGATACTGATTTAAGAATTGCTTTTATGTCGCAAGTTAGAAAAGTGGCAAACGAGAATGCAAGCGAGTTTGATTTAAGAAAATTCTTCACTCCTGCAAAGGATTTTATGAAAGAAGTTATTGCAGAGAGAATGGAGATTCTAGGCAGTGCAGGAAAAATTTAA
- a CDS encoding peptidylprolyl isomerase, with product MKKAVLSSVLSVALLGGIANAKTFAKVNGDEITEKDVAALMRAMPGVSFEQLPEEMKTQVINQAIERKLLIDEAKKDKIQNSKEYKEAMASVEEDLMLEIWMRKEVEKTKVSNAEIKKFYNDNKDKFVQPESVKAKHILVNNEKEAKDIIAELKKAGKNVEAKFSEIARAKSKDGSAQNGGSLGWIAKGQVVPEFADAAFKLKKGSFTQSPVKTQFGYHIIYAEDKKATSTLALKDVEKQIEQNLKLKKFQENTKKEGEELRSKAKIELVK from the coding sequence ATGAAAAAAGCAGTTTTAAGTTCAGTATTATCAGTTGCACTTCTAGGCGGGATTGCAAATGCAAAGACTTTTGCTAAGGTAAATGGAGATGAAATAACAGAAAAAGATGTAGCAGCACTAATGAGAGCTATGCCGGGAGTTTCTTTTGAGCAATTACCAGAAGAGATGAAAACACAAGTAATAAATCAAGCAATAGAAAGAAAACTACTAATTGATGAGGCTAAGAAAGATAAGATTCAAAACTCTAAAGAATACAAAGAAGCAATGGCTAGTGTAGAAGAAGATTTAATGCTTGAAATATGGATGAGAAAAGAGGTTGAGAAAACTAAAGTTTCTAATGCAGAAATAAAGAAATTCTATAATGACAATAAAGATAAATTTGTCCAACCAGAATCTGTAAAAGCAAAGCATATCCTAGTAAATAATGAAAAAGAAGCAAAGGATATAATTGCAGAATTAAAAAAAGCAGGAAAAAATGTTGAAGCTAAATTTTCAGAAATAGCAAGAGCTAAGTCAAAAGATGGTTCAGCACAAAATGGTGGTTCTCTAGGCTGGATAGCTAAGGGGCAGGTTGTGCCTGAATTTGCCGATGCTGCATTTAAGCTTAAAAAAGGAAGCTTCACTCAAAGCCCTGTTAAAACACAATTTGGCTATCACATTATCTATGCTGAAGATAAGAAGGCTACTTCTACTTTAGCTCTAAAAGATGTAGAAAAGCAAATTGAACAAAACTTAAAGCTAAAAAAGTTCCAAGAAAATACCAAAAAAGAGGGTGAGGAACTAAGATCTAAAGCAAAAATCGAGTTAGTAAAGTAA
- a CDS encoding ammonia-forming cytochrome c nitrite reductase subunit c552, whose product MQKKSPLLPILVVVAVIVLAGLLWLNSDITKKQNDSVGGIASKGFVEMSDDNPTFDHWGKNFPDYLDMYLTVENETPISTEFGGNLAYSKLIRYPQLTILWAGYPFSIDANEERGHFWVQVDQMDTARNNKDFLNAHGFAGFGGQPTACMNCHSGWSPWLLENVGIGDTPREKWVSFNSTKYWTMIKNIPAVEGIEEGSPAHSGPHGGKRMGVTCADCHNPNDMQLRLTRQAAINALVDFRGYEPDPVTGVKASREEMRTLVCSQCHVEYYFKPTGEKVKVMGESIANDASKKWWNGTQKTYDEFDSWRDGNKPTEIEVDGIELVFPWSAWEKNKPFRIEMFDDHYEGVRAIFDKDWEHKITKAPMLKIQHPESELYSGGVHAANGVSCADCHMPYLRKGAKKVTQHNITSPLQDINAACKSCHTQSESYLKAQILDIQKSIAYDLRSAEYATVSLINDIKILREELAKLPEYQSNGKVDDKKISETLKEPLELHRKGQMRGDFVGAENSTGFHNPREASRMLLQAVEMAKEGQIKLVEIANEKGIKNFKTSNLGFEDIQKLNPGEIKYNIDLNGNKAGDRYYKHEEINGPAPKELLDLDKNIKPYNYKEVDSKTSSY is encoded by the coding sequence ATGCAGAAAAAATCACCATTGTTACCAATTTTGGTAGTTGTTGCTGTGATTGTTTTGGCGGGGTTGCTATGGCTTAATTCTGATATCACAAAGAAGCAAAATGATAGTGTTGGAGGTATTGCCTCTAAGGGCTTTGTTGAGATGAGCGATGATAATCCTACTTTTGATCATTGGGGAAAAAATTTTCCTGATTATTTAGATATGTATCTAACAGTTGAAAATGAGACACCAATTTCTACAGAGTTTGGTGGTAATTTAGCTTATTCAAAGCTTATTCGCTATCCTCAACTTACGATTCTTTGGGCTGGTTATCCATTCTCAATTGATGCCAATGAAGAAAGAGGGCATTTTTGGGTGCAAGTAGATCAAATGGATACTGCTAGAAACAATAAAGATTTTTTAAATGCTCATGGGTTTGCTGGGTTTGGCGGGCAACCAACAGCATGTATGAATTGTCATAGTGGTTGGTCTCCATGGCTTTTGGAAAATGTTGGTATTGGAGACACTCCAAGAGAGAAGTGGGTTTCTTTTAACTCTACTAAATATTGGACTATGATTAAAAATATCCCCGCAGTAGAAGGGATAGAGGAAGGTTCTCCTGCTCATAGTGGTCCTCATGGAGGAAAGAGAATGGGGGTTACATGTGCTGATTGTCATAATCCAAATGATATGCAATTAAGATTAACTAGACAAGCTGCTATTAATGCTTTGGTTGATTTTAGAGGTTATGAGCCAGATCCTGTAACTGGTGTAAAAGCTAGTAGAGAAGAGATGAGAACTTTAGTTTGCTCTCAATGCCATGTTGAATACTACTTCAAGCCAACAGGTGAGAAAGTAAAAGTAATGGGCGAATCTATAGCAAATGACGCTAGTAAAAAATGGTGGAATGGAACTCAAAAAACTTATGATGAATTTGATTCATGGAGAGATGGTAATAAGCCTACCGAAATAGAAGTTGATGGTATAGAGCTTGTGTTTCCATGGAGTGCTTGGGAGAAGAATAAACCATTTAGAATCGAAATGTTTGATGACCATTACGAGGGCGTTAGAGCTATATTTGATAAAGATTGGGAGCATAAAATAACAAAAGCACCTATGCTAAAGATTCAACATCCTGAATCTGAATTGTATAGTGGTGGTGTCCATGCTGCAAATGGTGTTAGTTGCGCTGATTGCCATATGCCATATTTAAGAAAGGGTGCTAAAAAAGTTACGCAACACAACATAACTTCTCCTTTGCAAGATATAAATGCTGCTTGTAAGTCATGTCACACTCAAAGCGAAAGTTATTTAAAAGCACAGATTTTAGATATTCAAAAATCAATTGCTTATGATTTAAGAAGTGCAGAATATGCAACGGTTAGCCTTATTAATGATATTAAGATTCTAAGAGAGGAATTAGCAAAATTACCAGAATATCAAAGTAATGGTAAAGTGGATGATAAAAAAATATCAGAAACTCTAAAAGAACCTTTAGAATTACATAGAAAGGGACAAATGAGAGGAGATTTTGTTGGTGCTGAAAACTCAACTGGATTCCATAATCCTAGAGAAGCTAGCAGAATGCTACTTCAAGCAGTAGAAATGGCAAAAGAAGGGCAAATTAAGCTAGTAGAAATCGCAAATGAAAAAGGTATAAAAAACTTTAAAACTTCTAATTTAGGATTTGAAGATATTCAAAAATTAAATCCGGGAGAAATAAAGTATAATATTGATCTAAATGGCAATAAAGCTGGTGATAGATACTACAAACATGAAGAAATCAATGGTCCAGCTCCTAAAGAATTGCTAGATTTGGACAAAAACATAAAACCTTATAATTATAAGGAAGTAGATAGCAAAACTTCTTCTTATTAA
- the nrfH gene encoding cytochrome c nitrite reductase small subunit: MAVILGCLVCLIIGVGFYTFYNAKGMSYFSNDSEACNNCHIMNDVYNDWSRGTHSQKIAGKPRATCNDCHLPHQFLEKWVAKAESGLGHAYSFTFKLDVLPTHLSATQKSKDMIQDNCIRCHGDMASNSVNATMNPHANQALSCVSCHAGVGHKRGF, encoded by the coding sequence ATGGCAGTTATTCTTGGGTGTTTAGTTTGTTTAATTATTGGGGTTGGATTTTATACTTTTTATAATGCAAAAGGTATGTCTTACTTTAGTAACGATAGCGAAGCATGCAATAATTGCCATATTATGAATGATGTATATAATGATTGGTCTAGGGGGACACACTCTCAAAAGATTGCAGGTAAGCCTAGAGCTACATGTAATGATTGTCATTTGCCACATCAATTTTTAGAAAAATGGGTTGCAAAGGCAGAGAGTGGTTTGGGTCATGCTTATTCTTTTACTTTTAAGCTTGATGTCTTACCTACACATTTAAGTGCTACACAAAAATCAAAAGACATGATTCAAGATAACTGCATAAGATGTCATGGGGATATGGCGTCAAATTCAGTTAATGCAACTATGAATCCACATGCAAATCAAGCATTAAGTTGTGTGTCATGTCATGCTGGTGTTGGACATAAAAGAGGATTTTAA
- a CDS encoding trimeric intracellular cation channel family protein yields MLLTTLYIIGITAEGMTGALAAGRHNMDWFGVMFIACVTAIGGGSIRDVLFGHYPLTWVKHPEYLLIVCTAALLTTKIPYLVERFEKAFLVLDALGLAVFSIIGARIGMEFLGSPSMAVAGAVITGVFGGILRDIFCARIPLVFQKELYASIALIIGSLYVVLEFISQNYFPLNEDLIIIGSLLVGFAIRMIAIRYHLGLPHFMYIPKSK; encoded by the coding sequence ATGCTATTAACAACATTGTATATTATAGGTATAACAGCTGAAGGAATGACTGGAGCATTAGCGGCAGGTAGGCACAATATGGATTGGTTTGGAGTTATGTTTATAGCTTGTGTTACAGCTATTGGTGGGGGTTCTATAAGAGATGTTTTATTTGGACATTATCCTCTAACTTGGGTTAAGCACCCAGAGTATTTATTGATTGTATGCACAGCAGCATTATTAACCACAAAGATTCCATATCTTGTAGAGAGATTTGAGAAAGCTTTCTTGGTGCTTGATGCATTAGGGTTGGCGGTTTTTAGTATTATAGGTGCAAGAATTGGAATGGAATTTTTAGGAAGTCCTTCTATGGCGGTAGCTGGAGCGGTTATTACTGGCGTGTTTGGTGGGATTTTAAGAGATATTTTTTGCGCTAGGATTCCGCTTGTTTTTCAAAAGGAGCTATATGCAAGTATTGCGCTTATAATAGGTAGCTTGTATGTTGTCTTAGAGTTTATAAGCCAAAACTATTTTCCTCTTAATGAAGATTTGATTATTATAGGCTCTTTGCTTGTAGGGTTTGCAATTAGAATGATTGCAATTAGATATCATTTGGGATTGCCACATTTTATGTATATTCCAAAATCAAAATAA